GTTGTTTCCGGTGATCCTGTTATTTCTGATGATCCTGGTCATTTCTGTCATCCATGTCTATGCGCCCGGGGTGCTGGCAGCACCGGGAAGAAGCGCGGCAGCAGGCTCGCTGTACTCAACGCGCAGGAGGGAGCCGTCGTCGTCGAACACCAGGGAGGTGAGCGACGTCAGCGTGCACTCGCGTTTGCGCGGATCATGCCAGAGGGGTTTGCCCTCGGCGCTGAGCCGGGTGGCCCAGATGGGCAGCTGGTGGCTGACCAGGATGGCTTCGGGGCCGTGAGTGCCATAGTCATCGCCGGCCAGGTCGATGGCGCGGAGCCGGGCGTCCTGCACAGCGGCCATGACCCGGGCTGCCTGCTCCCTGTAGGGCTCGCCCCAGGAAGGCTTGAACGGGTTGAGCAGGTGCGGCCAGTGCCTGGGTTTCCTGAGCTCGGCCTTGGTGACCTTCATGCCTTCGAAGTAGTTGCCGGCCTCGATGATGCGGCCCTCGGTGACGACTTCCAGGTTGAGGGCCTGCGAGGTGGGCAGTGCCGTTTCCTGGGCCCGGGCCAGCGGGGAGGCCGCGAGGTAGACGATCCTTGCACCCCGCGCAGCGCGCTCGCGGAAGTACTCAGCGAGCGTGTGGGCCATCTGCCGGCCAAGCTCCGAGAGGTGGAATTCCGGCAGCCGGCCGTAGAGGACACCACGGGGATTGTGGACCTCGCCGTGGCGGAGCAAATGAACAGTGGCTTGGGGCATGTGTACCAGTTTCTCAAAGATGTCGGGCGATTTGAAATCTTCTACAGGGAGTAGAACTCAAGAATTTTGAAAAATGTTCCCTGCAGCCGGAATAAAGGATGCAAATGCATGTTTATACTTGGTGAAGCAGTTAGTTGAGGCTTCAACAAATGAAGTTTCAACCGACGATCAGATGTCCTTCCACCCAACACTCTTCACAGCAGACCCAAGGAGATACACCATGGCACTTCCCGCTAACGTCACCACCGGCACCTGGACCCTCGACAACTCACACAGCGAGATCGCCTTCACCGTGCGCCACGCAGGCATCAGCAAGGTCCGCGGCCAGTTCAAGGACGCCGCCGCCACCCTGGACCTCGCCGAGAACGTTGCCGACTCCACGATCAACGCCACCATCCAGACCGCCAGCTTTGACTCCGGCGACGTAAACCGCGACGGACACGTCCGCGGCGAAGACTTCTTCGACGTCGAGAAGTTCCCGGAAATCTCGTTCGTTTCCAACGGCCTCGTTGCCAACGGCGAGAACTACGCGTTGACCGGCGACCTCACCATCAAGGGCGTTACCCGCACTGTTTCCCTCGAGACCGAGTTCAATGGCGTTGCCGTGGATCCCTTCGGTGCGACCCGCGCCGGCGTTTCCGCTGAGACCACCATCAGCCGCAAGGACTTCGGCCTGACCTGGAACGCAATCCTGGATGCCGGCGGCGTCCTGGTCAGCGACAAGGTTGCCGTCAGCCTGGAACTGGCGTTCATCGCACCCGCAGCCTGACCAACGGCGGCCCAGGAGGGCCCCAACCGCAGTCGAACCGGGACGCAACCGGGACGCAACTGCGGACGAGCCAACAAAGGGCGCGCAAGCAGTTGCGCTTCCGGACGTCTTGTCAGTTGCCGTCAGCGTAGTCCTGGGGAATGCGCTCATTGTGCAGGGTCGCAGGTTGCCGTGGGCCGCCTTGGCTGTTTCCAGCCATGCTTTGTTATCAGCACCCCCGCTCCCTGGAGTCCACGGAGCGGGGGTGCTGTGTTTAACGGCGAGCTGTGTTTGTCGGTGTGCTTTGTGTAAGAGATGCGGTTCAGTGGCCTACGAGGTGGTTAATCGCGTAGGGCTTTGGTGCTGCTGTGGCGAAAGTCGACTGGAGTGATCCCGGCCGTTCAACACGATTTGGCTAAGAATTTCCTAGAATTCGCCCGATGTGCGGTCTACAGTGAAGCCATGACGAACCCTAGTGATGTACCTCAGCCTCAGCAGCCGGGTGCGCAGCCGCCGGCAAGCAACGTACCTCCCGCAGGCAATGTACCTCCCGCCGGCTATCAGCCGCCGCAGGGATACCAGCCCCCGGCCTACCAGGCACCGCAGCAGGGTTACCAGGCGCCGGGCCAGCCCAGCTATGGTGCGCCCATGGGCGCACCGAATAATGCACCGCCGCCGGGTCTCGGATACGCCGCACCGGCCCGGAATACGTTCGGGCTGAATTTCGAAAACATCGGGCAGCGCGTGTCAAACACCCAGGGAGTCCCGCAGCAGCTGGTCATCGCGTACTGGCTCTGGATCGCGGCAGCAGCGTTGGGCGTGGTTCTCAGCCTGGTCAACATGTTCACCATCACGAATGCCCTCGGTGGGTTGATGGTGGGTGCGGGCATCACAGGCCTCATTTTCAGCCTGATCTTTGCGGCCCTGTACATATTCATCGCCATCCGGCTCAAAGAGGGCGCCCGTTGGGCCCGGTTGGTCCTGTCGATTCTTGGCGGCTTGGCCATTCTTGCATTCATGATTCAGCTGGTCACGGCCAATCTGAACTTCATTGGGTCAGCGGTCGCCGCCGCAGCGGCCATTCTTATGTGGTTGCCGCAGTCGCAGGAACATTTCAAGAACTGACAAAGGCCAAACGGCTGCGGCCGGGGACACAGCGTCCCCCGCAGCTGGGCGAAGAAGGCCGCGGCCGGGTGCAGTCCACCCCGCCGCGGCCTTCCGCTTTTCCAGACCAGAGCGTGCCCAAAGCCTGAACCGACCAAGGCCCGTCGCCTGCCCTGCGCCGACCTGGCACTCTTGCCAATGCCGGCACCGGAAAACCGCTCAGGAATGACCCGCAGCACACCTGCCGCGGGGTACGGTGGAACTAAACCATGCTGGGGGCAGGGCAACGTTGCTGGTCCCGGTGGCCGATTCGAAAAGTCGACACGCAAAGGACCGCTCATGAGCACTCCCCCAGTCCAGCCTCTGAACCCGAACGAGCCGGAGTCCGGCAGCCAGCCCCCGGTCCCCCAGTACGGCCAGAACACCCCGCCCGCACCCCAGTACGGCCAGAACACCCCGCCCGCACCGCAGTACGGCCAGCAGCCGTACGGCCAGTCCCCGTACGCGCAGTACCCATCGGAACAGGCTCAAGGCCAGAGCCCAGGTGGAATCCCCCGGCTGGTCAACATCGCGTTCTGGCTGATCCTCGGTGCAGCCGCGGTGTGGGTCATCTCATTCATGATCGCGATCCCCACACTGGACGATCCGGCCATGCGCCGCATGTTCGATCAGCAGATCGCCGCCGGTGGTGCGGACATCCAGTTTGAAGACATCAAGGGCTTCATCATCGGCACCATGGTGGTCATTGCGATCATCGGTGCGGGACTTTACGCACTTGTGGCCTTCAACGTCCGCAAGGGTAAAAACTGGGCCCGCATTCTGGGAACTGTGTTCGCTGCCCTTTCGCTCCTGACCCTCGGCCCGCTGGGCCTCGGTACGCTGGCCATCCTGGCCGGGATCGCTGCGATCGTGATGCTGTACCTGCCTGCTTCGGCGCCGTACTTCCGGAAGCAGCAGCCGTTCGCCGCTCCCTATTCACAGCCAGGCAACCCATACGGCCAGTAGCCGGAACCGGGGGCGTCAAGCCCCGACCGCTTATGTGTTAAACCCATCCAGCGGGCGTGGGCCCCAGAGCCAAGAGCGATCTAGGCAGTCTCACCCGGGGTCTGCGCCCGCTGTGCGTGGTACGCAAGGATCTGCAGTTCGGTGGCCATGTCCACCTTGCGGAGATTCACTCCATCCGGGACCTGGAGCATGACCGGAGCGAAGCTGAGGATGCTGCGGACGCCAGCAGCAATCACACGGTCGCACACGCCCTGTGCCACGGTGGCGGGCAAGGCGAGCACCACCATGTTGGCGCCAGTCCGCTGCAGCACCGGCTCAAGGTCCGCCACATCGCTGACCCGCAACCAGCCCACCTCGTTGCCCACCACCATCTGGTCGGCGTCGAAAATGGCCACCACGTCAAAGCCCCGGGACTCAAAGCCGCCATACCGGGCCAGTGCCTTGCCGAGGTTGCCGGCACCCACAATCGCGACCTTCCAGTCATGCGTAAGCCCCAGCGCTGCGGCGATGTGCCTGCTCAGGTACTGCACTTCGTAGCCCACTCCGCGGGTGCCGTACGAGCCCACGTGGGAGAGGTCCTTACGGAGCGTTGCCGAACTCACGCCAGAGGCTTCGGCAAGGGATTCGGAGGAAACCCTCTCAATACCTTCAGCCAGCAGAGTGTTCAGGGCACGCAAGTAAAGCGTCAGCCGGGCCACGGCTGCGGGCGGAATCTGCTTTGCAGCAGCTCCTGTTCCCCCATTGACAGCCTGGGGAGTTGATTCCAG
This genomic interval from Micrococcaceae bacterium Sec5.7 contains the following:
- a CDS encoding histidine phosphatase family protein is translated as MPQATVHLLRHGEVHNPRGVLYGRLPEFHLSELGRQMAHTLAEYFRERAARGARIVYLAASPLARAQETALPTSQALNLEVVTEGRIIEAGNYFEGMKVTKAELRKPRHWPHLLNPFKPSWGEPYREQAARVMAAVQDARLRAIDLAGDDYGTHGPEAILVSHQLPIWATRLSAEGKPLWHDPRKRECTLTSLTSLVFDDDGSLLRVEYSEPAAALLPGAASTPGA
- a CDS encoding YceI family protein: MALPANVTTGTWTLDNSHSEIAFTVRHAGISKVRGQFKDAAATLDLAENVADSTINATIQTASFDSGDVNRDGHVRGEDFFDVEKFPEISFVSNGLVANGENYALTGDLTIKGVTRTVSLETEFNGVAVDPFGATRAGVSAETTISRKDFGLTWNAILDAGGVLVSDKVAVSLELAFIAPAA
- a CDS encoding redox-sensing transcriptional repressor Rex, translated to MTSLESTPQAVNGGTGAAAKQIPPAAVARLTLYLRALNTLLAEGIERVSSESLAEASGVSSATLRKDLSHVGSYGTRGVGYEVQYLSRHIAAALGLTHDWKVAIVGAGNLGKALARYGGFESRGFDVVAIFDADQMVVGNEVGWLRVSDVADLEPVLQRTGANMVVLALPATVAQGVCDRVIAAGVRSILSFAPVMLQVPDGVNLRKVDMATELQILAYHAQRAQTPGETA